The Lycium ferocissimum isolate CSIRO_LF1 chromosome 10, AGI_CSIRO_Lferr_CH_V1, whole genome shotgun sequence genome window below encodes:
- the LOC132034193 gene encoding LOW QUALITY PROTEIN: long chain acyl-CoA synthetase 9, chloroplastic-like (The sequence of the model RefSeq protein was modified relative to this genomic sequence to represent the inferred CDS: inserted 2 bases in 1 codon), which translates to MGPYVAGVLVPLVVTILLQNRRSRKKRGLPVDVGGEPGYAIRNRRFSAPVETAWEGITTLAELFEYSCKKYHHKKLLGTRKLLSRDMEISSDGRSFEKLHLGDYEWLSYGQTFEIVCNFSSGLAALGHRREERVAIFADTCEEWLIALQSCFRRNVTVVTIYASLGEEALCYSLNQTEVTTVICGQKQLKKLVDISGQLDTVKRVICMENEIPSSAVVAAGNNWELKTFSEVETLGRENPVDPDLPLAADIAVIMYTSGSTGLPKGVMMTHRNVLATASAVLKIVPALGSKDVYLAYLPLAHILEIAAETIVPGIGGSIGYGSPLTLTDTSNKIKKGTKGDASMLRPTVMAAVPAILDRVRDGVRKKVDAAGGLSKKLFDLAYSRRLSAINGNWLGAWGLERHFWNLLVFKKVQAIQXSGGAPLSGDTQRFINICLSAPIGQGYGLTETCAGGTFSDYDDTSVGRVGPPLPCSYIKLIDWAEGGYLTSDSPMPRGEIVIGGPNVTVGYFKNEEKTKEAYKVDERGMRWFHTGDIGQFHADGCLEIVDRKKDIVKLQHGEYVSLGKVEAVLSVSPYVDNIMVHADPFHSYCVAIVVAAQAAVEDWARKNEINFGNFPELCHKEETIQEVYASLVKAAKAARLEKFEIPGKIKLLAEAWTPESGLVTAALKLKRDAIKKAFSNELAQLYSS; encoded by the exons ATGGGGCCTTATGTTGCTGGTGTTCTTGTTCCTCTGGTAGTAACTATTCTCCTCCAGAATAGAAGAAGTCGGAAAAAGCGAGGCTTGCCTGTTGATGTTGGTGGTGAACCTGGCTATGCTATCAGAAACCGTCGGTTTAGTGCACCGGTAGAAACAGCATGGGAAGGAATCACAACCCTGGCAGAGCTTTTTGAGTATTCATGCAAGAAGTACCATCACAAGAAGTTACTGGGAACTCGGAAACTGCTTTCCAGAGATATGGAAATATCTTCAGATGGAAGGTCATTTGAGAAACTTCACTTGGGTGATTATGAGTGGTTGAGTTATGGTCAGACATTTGAGATTGTGTGCAACTTTTCCTCTGGTTTGGCAGCACTTGGGCACAGAAGAGAAGAACGTGTGGCTATTTTTGCTGATACATGTGAAGAATGGTTAATTGCATTACAG AGTTGCTTCAGACGCAATGTGACAGTGGTTACTATTTATGCATCGCTTGGTGAAGAGGCCCTGTGTTACTCACTAAATCAG ACAGAGGTTACTACCGTCATTTGTGGGCAAAAGCAACTAAAGAAACTTGTAGACATTAGTGGACAACTTGATACCGTCAAACGTGTGATATGCATGGAAAATGAGATTCCATCAAGTGCCGTCGTTGCTGCAGGGAACAACTGGGAATTGAAGACATTTTCCGAGGTGGAAACACTTGGCCGAGAAAACCCAGTTGACCCAGATTTACCTCTTGCAGCTGATATTGCAGTGATCATGTATACCAGCGGAAGTACTGGTCTGCCCAAG GGTGTGATGATGACACACAGGAATGTTCTCGCTACAGCTTCTGCTGTTCTGAAAATTGTACCCGCTCTTGGAAGCAAGGACGTTTACTTAGCATACCTGCCGCTTGCTCATATTCTCGAGATTGCAGCAGAG ACCATAGTACCTGGGATTGGTGGTTCTATAGGATATGGTTCTCCTCTGACCCTTACTGATAcatcaaataagataaagaaaggAACTAAAGGAGATGCCTCTATGTTAAGGCCAACTGTGATGGCAGCTGTCCCAGCAATTCTTGATCGGGTTCGAGATGGTGTACGTAAAAAG GTAGATGCTGCAGGCGGACTATCCAAAAAGCTGTTTGATTTGGCATATTCTCGTAGACTGTCTGCAATTAATGGTAATTGGCTTGGAGCTTGGGGCTTAGAAAGACATTTCTGGAACCTCTTAGTGTTTAAGAAGGTTCAAGCAATTCA TTCAGGAGGAGCTCCTCTCTCTGGAGATACTCAGAGATTTATCAACATATG CCTTAGTGCTCCAATAGGCCAAGGTTATGGTCTTACTGAGACCTGTGCTGGTGGAACATTTAGTGATTATGATGATACTTCTGTTGGACGTGTTGGTCCTCCACTCCCTTGCTCGTACATCAAG TTGATAGATTGGGCTGAGGGTGGATATCTAACAAGTGATTCCCCAATGCCTCGAGGTGAAATTGTTATTGGTGGACCAAATGTTACCGTTGGATATTTCAAAAATGAGGAGAAGACGAAAGAAGCGTACAAG GTTGACGAGAGAGGAATGAGGTGGTTCCACACAGGTGACATAGGGCAATTTCATGCAGATGGTTGCCTTGAGATAGTTGACCGTAAAAAAGACATTGTTAAACTTCAGCACGGGGAATATGTTTCCTTGGGGAAG GTCGAGGCTGTTCTCAGTGTCAGTCCGTATGTTGACAATATAATGGTGCATGCCGATCCTTTCCATAGTTATTGTGTAGCTATAGTGGTAGCTGCTCAGGCTGCTGTGGAAGACTGGGCTAGGAAGAACGAAATTAACTTTGGCAATTTTCCAGAGTTGTGTCACAAGGAAGAAACTATCCAGGAGGTGTACGCTTCCTTAGTGAAG GCAGCGAAGGCTGCTCgtttagaaaaatttgagatCCCAGGGAAGATCAAGTTGCTGGCAGAAGCATGGACTCCAGAATCTGGCCTTGTTACTGCAGCTTTGAAGCTGAAGAGGGATGCCATTAAGAAGGCCTTCTCAAATGAACTAGCTCAGTTATATTCTTCATGA